From one Humulus lupulus chromosome 8, drHumLupu1.1, whole genome shotgun sequence genomic stretch:
- the LOC133797215 gene encoding uncharacterized protein LOC133797215, translating to MAPKPITSPVPEVWYPTLSVVMLAIGLVLTASFFIYEATSSRRNRSLAKELTTGAVASVFLGFGSLFLLLSSGVYV from the exons ATG GCTCCAAAACCGATCACGAGTCCAGTCCCGGAAGTATGGTACCCAACTCTGTCGGTCGTCATGCTCGCCATCGGCCTCGTCCTTACCGCCTCTTTTTTCAT CTATGAAGCAACCTCTTCCAGGCGAAATCGTAGTCTTGCTAAGGAGCTGACAACAGGGGCAGTAGCATCTGTATTCTTG GGTTTCGGGTCCTTGTTCTTGCTACTCTCTTCTGGTGTTTATGTCTAA